TATATGCCTAATGTGTTTGATTAATTGCTGGAGCTTTGGTGATTGTAGCAAAAGGATGGATAAATGGTCTAAAATGAGAGGTGTTTGTTGTTGGTGTAGTTGTAGGGATATGGTGTATATGAAGAGGAAGTAGTTGTGGTATGCACGTTGGTTATAGTCATGGtggtttttatgtttattaaagTGGGAAATTTTTGTGActaaacatataaatttttggtttagtaATGTCTGATGGTTAGGCTGTACTCTAGCTATAGTTAGCTAAAGATAGGTAAGTAAAAAAGATGTGGTTGCAAATTAGTTTATCTtctaaattttcaatgttttttttagcTACTTTGAGGGTATAgtcttgtatatatatagaaagcCATTTTAATATGTACAGCTTGAGAATTCTGTTGCTTCTCATGGTTGAGTTgttacccaaaattttaaatgctTTAAAAGCAAGTTCAAATATACTGTCCTGCTTTTGCTTTTCTTATagatttttgtagtttttttttagctaCTTGAGAGGCTTTTCTTATAGCCTTGTTCATACAGAGGTCCATTTTAATATGTACAGCTTGAGAAACACAGTTGCATCTCATAATTGAGTTGTTACCCAAAATTCTGGATGCTTAAAAAGCAAAAGTTGAAATATATTGTCCtgctttttttactttttatttttttagtatttttgttttaaaaataatttgatagttataatagAACAGAAGGATTTGGACCACGTCTTCATTTAATTGTCATGAGTTAAGTCATAAGACTCTAATTATGGACTTGACAATTTAGGTTGATTTGAATGATTCTAGCCGCCCTTGAGTTGCCATTTTTGAGTCTGATACTTGAGaagaatctaatttttttttatagctaatTAGGTCAATGCTATCAAATTAAGTAGGCTGAAACATTGTGCATGTTGTGAGCTATGTCTGCCTTTGTGCCGCCGGCAGAGGGTTTTGTTTGTGGAGAGGCACTACAACCTGTCCCCAAACAAAAGTCAAGCTTCACCTACAGGTGGGGGGTCTCATGGTCCTAAGCTCCTAGCAATAGCATGGAAGAAACTCACAGTGGGGTGGATTTTTCATttccaattattatttttttatttatatttatctaagATAGAATAAAATCCATGGCCCATGGGATGGGATATTCTCATAGATATTAGTTCGAGTTACAAGCAGATAAAAGGCACTAGAATAGATTCTTGAgtagtttataaaaaataaaaataaaaagctaataAAAGATTCTGTTCAAaccaaaacattaattaatttcttttttgggccaaaattggaatttaaccctaattttcaaacaatataattagtaggcactgttttcaaactatattttttactaacatctcgagtttaaaAGAGTCGATTTtgggcctataaatcgagtcttgggaactcgatttccatggtcTGATCACGTCTGATATGGCATTTTTTCTACGTGACGACCACCTGGAAATCAAGTCTCTAAGATTTGATTTATAAGCTAACCCTGCATATTCAGTTCACTTTCACACCCATACACAGTTTCATTGTCACACACACAAACTCAAAacaccttctctctctctctctctctctctctctctctctctctctctctctctctctctctctctctcaattggcAAATCTAGCTTTCAAAGATGAAGATCACCGGCACTCGCAGGTCCACTCCGCACTGAGCGACCCGAAACCCGATCCAGCCAGGCAGTGCAAGACCTAGGCCGCGTGATCTgggtctttctctctctgatcttatgggttctctctctctaaggtgatggttttttttttttttttttaatctggaTTTTAGGTCCTCggattctttctttctttgatctaattgggtttttttttttgtttttttttttttttttaaatctggaTTTTAGGTGGTTGTTGGAGGTGGATTTGGTTGGATGTTTTGTACTGGctgatttgtgtttgtgttttgtactCCAACACTTGCTGAAATTTCATCTTTTCAGTTTGAATGATTTAAAGAACAAATTGAGTCTTTGAGCGTTGATATATAAATCAAgtttctaagactcgatttccaggtggaCAAAATGCCATCTTAGACCTAATCAGAACATGAAAACCGattctcaaagactcgatttatgtcccaaaatcgagtctcttagactcgagatgttagtaaaaaatatagttttgaaaCCGTgcttattaattatattatttgaaaaatgggCTCAATTTCCAATTTTGGCCTCTTTTTTGTGTTGGGTGTGTTCAATCacaaatttcttgtttttgattAAACAAGTGAATACACATCTTACACTTAGCAGCACCATAAATATCCACAGTTCTAACAttagtaataaaaattttagttaccTCTTAATGCAGCTAGAGATAACATATATAGGTGTGACTTATGACGGTTGATATCTATCTTAATATATGGTCTATGTTGTGTTACATAATAATTACTCGTTTGCATTATATTCATTCCaaatttataattgaatcaTTGCAACAGTGCATAGTCAGAATAGACGTCACATTAAAAAGTGGGATTTCATTCCCTTCTGAGCACTTTGACATAGCACCTACTGGTGACTCTTCACAAGCAGAACTTACTAATGCTATAATTGCTATTATTGATAAACTTTGCAGTTATAGGTGTTAAAATAGAGATCATTAAAACAATATCAGTATAATCAATCTTCATCCTCCACACACAAAGTTATGAGAAACATTTCAACAATGTGCCAGTGACAATCACAGGTCAATTTTATAGCTATTCAAAACCAAGTTTTAACTAGCTGTTACTTTCTTTCCAgaaattttttggataattcgtCCAATATGGCACAAACAAGAATATTAATAACTCATCATATACACATACCAAATATTATCAACTTATCATACACATACCACACTTACTAATGCTTACCCTCgatccaaaaaagaagaaaaagaaagcagaaGCAAATAATCGTTTGTCCGAGTTATTCAAATTACTATTCATTTGAACTCTTATCAAAACTGAACTGATTTGACTACTACTTTCTATTTTATACGTAAATTTGGAAAAGGTCAGAAGAGGGCTATCCTGCATGCTAACTACCAgcatatataataactaaacgGGGTATATATACATGCATATTAACGCTCAACTCAGACGATTGTTTCATGGTCTCTTGGAAGATAAAGCTTTCATGGATCCTCCCTTCATGACAATCTTCAGATGGCCTATCATCCATCATATCACAGAACCAAAGTCCAATACAAAAGACTTCCTCTTCTCTGCAGGATTTCTGTagttctcatttattttttccgCACTCTTTTTATGATTTGTTTCCCGTGGATCTATTTGAAAAAGGGTCGGGACTTCTGCATCACCTGCTAAAATTTGTTGGTCTGGAAAATGATGGATATTGGATTGATTTGAGCTGTAGTTTTGTGGCCCGGTTGCTCTCATGACTTCTTGCTTGGAGTTTACTGGTGGTTGGGTGTCTACAGATACTCCTTCGTTCGAGCTAACTGATGCTGCGCTGGAAAATTCTCTTACTTCTCCTGCACTAGTGTCTGTTTTATTGAACATGAGATTTGCAATGGCTCGATCAATGGTATTGGTCTCTAACTCCACTGCTTTCTTACTTTCAGACCTGAATATGAAAGAGATGTTTTTTATCAAGAGAGCTACTGCAAATGCATCCAAGAGAAagacacataaaaaaaaaaatcatacaattgGATGAAGAACACTCATTACCCAAAACGGGACCTAACAACCACACATGCTGATATATCTGCAATATTGCATAGATACACTAACAGAAGATTCCTAATAACATGGTTGATTGTAAATGCCACTCAGAAATTTAAACCTAAATGAGAGTTGGATTCTTTCAATTGTTACTTGTATTGGTAGGATTGGATTCTTTCAATTGTTCAGAAATCAAAGGAAAATCATGAAATGAGATTAGTCCTACTGACACTATCAATGCCTGTGGCTTGCAATTTGACTGTTGgaacatcaacaacaccaagTAGCTTAAATGGAAATCCTAAAACAACTTCAACATAATGATAGAGAAATACACCAAAAATACAGAGAAATTATTGCGCACCTCATTGTTACATCTTGAGTTGTCAATGGAGGGGAATTTTCCATCACAAGGTATCCATCGTCACTAAGTGTTTCCATGTGGTGTTTTGAGTTCTTTGCAAGGCGGTACAAGGCATCCCGAAAGCAAATCCGGGTCTTCTCTGGCAACTAAATtacattgaaagagagaaattctgataagaaaataaacatTTCCCAAAGTGATGCAGTTAAAAAGCTTATGAGCTCTTAGTTACTTCACCTGTTCCATCACCAGTTCAAGCTCATGCAATACAGATTCTTCAAGTGATGTATCCTGACCTAAAGTCCCATCCATTTCATTTTGCTCAGAAGAGACCATGTCCTTTCCATACGATTCCTTAGAAAGAAAATTAACTTGATTAGCTAATCTTGTGTGTCTAAAAAcaagtactaaaaaaataaacattgcAGTAAAAGTAGAAGAGATAATGGTGGATAgaacaaattttctctctcatacacgcgcgcgcgcgcacacacactcTCTTTCTGCAGTTCTATAATACCATGCACTCTATAAAAGATACCTAATACATCACCCTGCTTACATGAAACCCAGCAGAAGTACTCaaatttttgtcaaatattTTCCACTAAAATAATGGGAACACTGTAACTAATGCCCAGCAACGATTTTAACATTTGTGGCTACATGAGTCCTTAAACCAGTATATGATATAATAAAATCAAGACATGTTTGAATGTATATGTTCATTTTCACTCAACCAACACCCTGAAAATCAAGATCTTGAAAGTAGgcactaataaaaatttatagacaaaaaaaaaatcataagaaaTAAGAATAAGCCCCTCAATTCAACCATGAACCAAGTAATAGCAAGACTGtttaaaccataaaaatttAGGGTCGTTGATGTTTGAAGCACAAGAGAGTTCATATAATAAAAGGGTTGAAACCAATGCAATCTTGAAAATagaaattttcatattaatgGGTAAAAAAGTGAACTTTCATCTATCCAAACATCAGCATACCTCAGAAATACCAGCAGTCCATGCCAAGAACCAGACCACTTGATAGTACCAACCATTCAAAAAATACATGCTATATTAATCAGGCCGGTCCAGATTTTGTAACACTAATGATAACTAAAAACTTAGCACTTCACAAGTAAAAAGCATATAGAACAATCTAACCTTTACTCTTGGGCAATCTAGTTGTTCTGTGTTGCATGGAATAAACTGCACATCGGTAAAATCTCCATTATCCCACCCCGTTGGTGGAGAAAAGGCATGTCTTTTGAGATACTTTGAGCTTCCTATGGTATTTTCTACATCACTTGAGATACTTTGTGAATCTAGATTGTCAATGGCCATCATGCCATATTCAGATTCAGGAGAAAAGTAAAATGATTCATCTAGATTTTCTGTCTCTGGCAGATCTTCAAGTAAGGAACTCCTGCATTAAGGGAAAACCAAAGAATGTGATGTCTAAAAACAATGAGAACATCATCTAAATACAACAAACATGCAGGGCTTTGGACATCCCATGGATATTGAATGGCTCTATTGCATTTCAAATGGCACatagtatataaatatatctaTTAAAATAGAACCATCAAAGAGTATGTGATCCCTCGCCACAACTGATGCTAAATCAGTTAAGAAGTTaatgtttttcaaatttaaagtcATATTTTGATGGTGCAATGGTTTGAAATGGCCCCAATCGTGAGGATGTCTATGAAGTACACAAAATAAAGCACAATGGAGCGATTCAAATGCCAGTGATTATTATGTCAAGTTAAAGTTGTTGAGAAGCTTAATCACTTCCTACATGCAGTAATTCAAGTATCTTAATCCCAGAGGTTACGCTTGTACAAGAAAATGTCATTCATCTGTTCGAATCCCGCTAAGTCATTGAGCTGACAGTCGGGCTGGTCACGCGAATGTGTTCTCCAATTAAAACACTCCTCTGACAATCCTTCACACATGCTTGAACCACAGGACTGATCTTTTTCACCATTGAAGTTAAGTTCTTGTTGGGTAGAATTTTCATCCATGTCAAAGCATTTGTAAGGTGACCTGAAACTTTCAGATGCACTTATCCCCCATTTTGACCAGCTGTCTGGTGATGGAAGCCTATCTGGTAATTCTTGATCTTTGGGAACAACAAGATCATCAAATCCACTCCCAAGATACCACTCCATGATATATGATCTGAAATTAAAAGGAATAGAAAATTGGAAAAAGGAGCATAAGATTAAATAGACAAAGCAATCAGCAATGTTATCATATTCTCAATCAATGACAGATGATATTATCATTACAGAAAAGAGTGACTTTTTTTTCTAAAGTAAGAAACAGAATATACAAGACTAAACACCTCATATCAATTACAAGCCTTTAGTTTAGTGGCCATCAAACAGATCCATAAGAGAGAATTTTTATCAGAAactcttatctttttctctcttttttgtcaGTTAGTAAACTATGTAAAATCAACTAAGACATAATTCAACTACTAGCAGGGAAAAATCTAGAAAATGAGTCTAGATTTTAAACCAATTTCCAGATTTAGATAGAACAAGAAGAGATATATGAACTATATATTAGCAAAAATCATATTTCTCCCCCAGATTTCCTAGATCTTCAACAAAACAAGATGAAAAAAATACTAGATTTTAATTTATGCTTTCAGTTTGTTTATTTTCAAGTGACTCAGCTGAGtaaagtttcaaaaataatCCATTACCAGATGATAAGCCTAAATCTAAATTTGGAggcttaatttctttttctttccctaccttttctcatcaaccaaacaaaaaggaaaatcatATCACTTTAAGAAgcagaatttttttacaaaaatccACAGCCATATAAAAACCACAGCTTCTCAAAAGGACCCAAAACTCTgctaaaaaaaagcaataatatCATGGTACAAGACTCACAAAACCACATTAAactacacaaaaaaaataagagttgaAGAAAAGCACACACCTTGTGAGGTTAGTTGAGAAAACAAGGAAGACCCAGTTCTTGATTCAGCTAAAGAAATAGATCCAGATGAAGAAAACCTTATGGAAGTGAGTGAAAACTtagataggttttttttttttttcttggggtTGAGAGCTTAACACAGTATCAGCTAAGAAAGCagagcaaacaaaaaaacacacagaGGTGGCGGCTTTGTGGTTTTGGGTGGACAAACAAGTGTTATTTTATTGTTCTAATAGGGTCAAAGAAAGTGGTTTGTGGCTGATAAGTGAGGCTGAGAATTCGTGGCTGAGAGGTCTCCATCTAAAACTGCAACCCCAGTGGTCCACGTGGCAAATCTGGTCCCACTGCACAGATTTTGATTCGGTCATGTGGTGCTGCGAGCCTGTGACAAAGTGAGTTGCAATATAAATGACTCAGATTGCCCTAAATTGCCCTTTCCTTTGTATTCTATTGGACCCCTAGTTGCCCCCAAAGTCATGTGtctgttttggtcattttcccTTGATGTGACACGTTGTGGTGGAGATGGGTACACGTGTCATATTCTCAGCGCATGATTTGATATTGTTGATACGTGGCATAATTAGGTGAGAGTGTAGGACACGTGGCGTGAAGTGAAGGAATGGAAGACAGTGAGGTAGTTAGGCACATGTGAAGGGCATAATTGGAAAAACGAAAAGGTGTTGCTTTATGTTTAagattttatctttttcaaaaaaaaaaaaaaaaaaaagagttaaaaggcttttattatataactttATACATAGGATAGAAGTATGAGTTAAGAGAGCGGAGGGCCTTGACCTGTCAGTTGTGAGGCTGTCATAGACAAAGGTTATGAGAAGAGGAGAGCCACAAGATTTATGATACAATAGCACCCACAGAGCATCATATGCTATGTGGGAATTTTATTCTTATCCAAACAACTACTACATGTGTTTTGATAAGTATCACCCCCTAATTAATAGTATTAGATTATCACTACTTGGCAAGAATTTAATGATAACTATATTAGATTATCATAATATAATACACCCCTAATAGAGTATTAGGGTGGTGGGTCCATTGGTCAGGTGTGTGTGATGGTTAAATTCAATTTATTACACTATCGACCTACGAGGTTGTCGGGGTGTATCACAAGTATGAAGTGAAATAGCCATTATGAGTTACCGTTACAATGGAGAGGGAGTTTTGAACTATGGATGTCTTGAAAAGATTAAGAGGTACCAAAcaattaactcaattgataaagtctcttgtcatcaaataaGAATGAAGGTTCAATTCTCGTCTACACtaaaaaaccaattggtatcttagtctaatgataaaaaattattatcaaaagTGGACGTTATatgttgaaattattattattttttttaaatgttagctaaaagaattttggaaaaaataaataagaaatacactttttattagtttacatgtacaaattcattgtggttgtttatgtttttcttgTAATATGTACACAATTTGACTTTACTTAAAAAAAGTGTATTGAaaattacttaataaaatattaaatttaccTTAACTTGTATCATTAAGATACTCTGAATGTGAAATATAACTAGGTCTAAGTAGATGAAAGtaaattataattgaatttttaatttgattatttttttttttttaataattagataCTCATACCCATAGAAAGATAAGATTTTAACCATAATTGTCCGCCTCATGAAGGATAATAAATAATGACACTAAGTTACAAAGCTGTCAGAGAATAGTGTTATTTTATCTCCTTTAGTTATGCCCATGATCCTAAAACTTTGTTCAAAACAGTGAGGATTTGTGGGAAATGACACAACTAAtgtgaaaaatgtaatataCATAATTACATATGTAAGGTAACgatcatatatttttcatatggtaatttatacaaatatatagATAGATGAGGCCTAGcattgcaataattttttaataagataagAATAGTTGAAGGGACATGGAATAAATCATTAAACTgtcacttttttcttcttttttttccttaatttcatATGACTTATTTTCACTGATTATGTTTTGAGTAGTCCAAGGGAGAATGGGACCCA
This genomic stretch from Quercus robur chromosome 4, dhQueRobu3.1, whole genome shotgun sequence harbors:
- the LOC126723483 gene encoding protein LNK3 encodes the protein MEWYLGSGFDDLVVPKDQELPDRLPSPDSWSKWGISASESFRSPYKCFDMDENSTQQELNFNGEKDQSCGSSMCEGLSEECFNWRTHSRDQPDCQLNDLAGFEQMNDIFLSSLLEDLPETENLDESFYFSPESEYGMMAIDNLDSQSISSDVENTIGSSKYLKRHAFSPPTGWDNGDFTDVQFIPCNTEQLDCPRVKESYGKDMVSSEQNEMDGTLGQDTSLEESVLHELELVMEQLPEKTRICFRDALYRLAKNSKHHMETLSDDGYLVMENSPPLTTQDVTMRSESKKAVELETNTIDRAIANLMFNKTDTSAGEVREFSSAASVSSNEGVSVDTQPPVNSKQEVMRATGPQNYSSNQSNIHHFPDQQILAGDAEVPTLFQIDPRETNHKKSAEKINENYRNPAEKRKSFVLDFGSVI